The Oryza glaberrima chromosome 5, OglaRS2, whole genome shotgun sequence DNA segment ccaccgtcgacgccgccagCGGCCGGAACCGCGACCCCTCCGGGTGCCGCGGCGAGTAGAGGATCGGCGACAGGATGGGCTGCCGCGCGAACCCCCACCCGGAGCTCCCCTTGGCGGCGCCGTTGAGCATGAGCAGGTCGCCGGTGGGGAGGACGAGCAGGTCGCCCATGACGCGGCCCACCggcatcgcctccaccgcccACACCGCGTCGATCTTGCCTAGGTTGATGCGGGCGCAGTCGCGGAGCGTCGGCTGGTACGTGTTGTTCTCCCCCAGCCTGAACGCCGTCTTGAGCGCGCCGCCGCAGACGATCACCTCCGGCTCCGGGTCGGCGCCGCGGGTCAGGTTGCGGAGGTCGAGCGGGAGCATCGCCGACATGGCCGACGCCGGGTGgttccgcccgccgccggcgagcttgggGAGCTCGCGGACGACCTTGCCCGTCCTGTGGTCGAAGACGACGGAGCGGTCGTTGGCGAAGACGAAGAGGTTGCCGTCGGGGAGGAGGTTGACGAACGGGTAGAGGTTGTTCTCGACGTCGTCGGTGGTCTCGCGGAGGAGCGGGAACTTGATGGACTGGCCGTTGGTCATCCCCGGCTGCGGCACGAACTCGTAGCTGaaggctcgccggccgccgaacACGATGAACCGCCCGTCGGGGAGCACCTGCTGCGTCGCGTACCACCTCCCCTCGGCGAAGCTGTTCGGGTACTCGCGCCAGTCGCAGGTGTCGCACGCGTCGAGCCGCCTCACCGCCTTGTCGCCCTCGAAGTAGCCACCGGTCTGGATCAGGTTGCCGTCGGCGTCGAACGCGCCGGACGAACACCACGTGTCGGTGGCGGTCTTGAGCGACCGGAGCGCGCCGGTGCTGTAGTCGAACTCCACGGCGTGCGCCCAGCAGTCCATGGTGCCTTCCCTCTTGGCGCGCGGGTCGGCGCGGCAGTTATTCATGGGGAGGCGCATCAGCGACCGGCCGGTGGTGCTGGTGTCGAACATGATGGCCTTGCCGTGGCGCATGACGGCGAGGTGCATCGCCGACACGCCGGAGTTCTCGCTGACGATGGTCCACGACCCGGCGTGTCCCGCGGAGTCGTCGACGGGGAGCACGATGGTGTCGAGCGCCGCCTTGCTGGGCGCGCCGAGCAGCGGCACCTTGGTGAGGCccgtggcgg contains these protein-coding regions:
- the LOC127774105 gene encoding aldehyde oxidase GLOX-like; amino-acid sequence: MGSSSLLRAAVLAVALLLLADSGEAFFDLFSIFRPRSDSDYFPFDGSPEQAKRKPKIEQEEDGAAPATATGLTKVPLLGAPSKAALDTIVLPVDDSAGHAGSWTIVSENSGVSAMHLAVMRHGKAIMFDTSTTGRSLMRLPMNNCRADPRAKREGTMDCWAHAVEFDYSTGALRSLKTATDTWCSSGAFDADGNLIQTGGYFEGDKAVRRLDACDTCDWREYPNSFAEGRWYATQQVLPDGRFIVFGGRRAFSYEFVPQPGMTNGQSIKFPLLRETTDDVENNLYPFVNLLPDGNLFVFANDRSVVFDHRTGKVVRELPKLAGGGRNHPASAMSAMLPLDLRNLTRGADPEPEVIVCGGALKTAFRLGENNTYQPTLRDCARINLGKIDAVWAVEAMPVGRVMGDLLVLPTGDLLMLNGAAKGSSGWGFARQPILSPILYSPRHPEGSRFRPLAASTVARMYHSTSAVLPDATVLVAGGNTNAAYNFSGVDFPTEVRVERFAPPYLSRELTGNRAVIDVASVPAGGMRYGTKFTFRFHTPVAAVEWGDVRVTMYAPPFTTHGYSMNQRLLVLPVAGFSAQGQMYELTVDTPRKPELAPPGYYLVYVVSKDVPSEAAWVKIQ